The Micromonospora krabiensis genome window below encodes:
- the lipA gene encoding lipoyl synthase, whose amino-acid sequence MTPVARPTSTATVRRRLGFVTIEHSAPTTGQAARTATPAPEGRRMLRIEARNAETPIERKPPWIKVKASMGPEYTQLRGLVSREGLHTVCQEAGCPNIYECWEDREATFLIGGDQCTRRCDFCQIDTGKPAEFDADEPRRVAESVVTMGLRYATVTGVARDDLPDGGAWLYAETVRQIHALQPGCGVELLIPDFNAVPEQLAEVFGARPEVLAHNVETVPRIFKRIRPGFRYERSLDVIRQARAAGLVTKSNLILGMGEERAEISQALRDLHDAGCELITITQYLRPSARHHPVERWVKPEEFVELREEAEQIGFAGVMSGPLVRSSYRAGRLYQQALAAREGSVVAAG is encoded by the coding sequence GTGACGCCGGTCGCCCGACCTACATCGACGGCCACCGTGCGGCGTAGGCTCGGTTTCGTGACGATCGAGCACTCCGCGCCGACGACCGGCCAGGCCGCGCGTACCGCGACGCCCGCCCCCGAGGGGCGGCGCATGCTGCGGATCGAGGCCCGCAATGCCGAGACGCCGATCGAGCGCAAACCGCCGTGGATCAAGGTCAAGGCCAGCATGGGGCCGGAGTACACCCAGCTGCGCGGGCTCGTCTCGCGCGAAGGGCTGCACACCGTCTGCCAGGAGGCCGGCTGCCCCAACATCTACGAATGTTGGGAGGACCGGGAGGCCACCTTCCTCATCGGCGGTGACCAGTGCACCCGCCGGTGCGACTTCTGCCAGATCGACACCGGCAAGCCCGCCGAGTTCGACGCCGACGAGCCGCGCCGGGTCGCCGAGTCCGTGGTGACGATGGGCCTGCGCTACGCCACCGTCACCGGCGTCGCCCGCGACGACCTGCCCGACGGCGGTGCCTGGCTCTACGCCGAGACGGTCCGGCAGATCCACGCGCTGCAGCCCGGCTGCGGCGTCGAGCTGCTGATCCCGGACTTCAACGCCGTTCCGGAGCAGCTCGCCGAGGTGTTCGGCGCGCGCCCCGAGGTGCTCGCCCACAACGTCGAGACGGTGCCGCGGATCTTCAAGCGGATCCGTCCGGGCTTCCGTTACGAGCGGTCGCTGGACGTGATCCGGCAGGCCCGCGCCGCCGGTCTGGTCACCAAGAGCAACCTGATCCTGGGCATGGGCGAGGAGCGGGCCGAGATCTCCCAGGCGCTGCGCGACCTGCACGACGCCGGCTGCGAGCTGATCACCATCACGCAGTACCTGCGTCCCAGCGCCCGGCACCACCCCGTCGAGCGGTGGGTCAAGCCGGAGGAGTTCGTCGAGCTGCGCGAGGAGGCCGAGCAGATCGGCTTCGCCGGGGTGATGAGCGGGCCGCTGGTGCGCTCCTCCTACCGGGCCGGCCGGCTCTACCAGCAGGCCCTCGCCGCCCGCGAGGGCAGCGTGGTCGCCGCCGGCTGA
- a CDS encoding helix-turn-helix transcriptional regulator produces MLGAVTVRAASTVLVGRQRELAVLRDALARARAGEPTTVLVGGEAGVGKTRLLEEFCRLAAEAGVRPLVGQCLELGEAGLPFAPFAAALRTVLRCDGPQVFAGYEGDFARLLPELTRVPAAAGAPAGAPLSDAPRGYLFDLVADLFQRLADERPLLLVIEDLHWADRSTRDLIGFLVRAARPGRLLLVSTYRTDELQRGHPLRPFLAELDRARAVDRVELGRLDRDGTGAILADLLGAEPAARAVDDIHDRTQGNPFFIEELAAAGDPIGCATLPDTLRDLLLARVDRLPEPAQRVLRIAAAGGTRFAHQLLAEVAGLPDPELEDALRAAVAAQLVVVDPDGDYEFRHALVREAVHDELLPGEHARLHARFAAAIEAQPHLVAAGRAPAEIAHHWHAAHDHPRALVTARAAARAAAERYAYAEQSRLMERVLELWELVPDAGRLLDMDHLAVLEETLTAAATAGDYQRALTLTRAAAAEVDTAAEPLRAARLLDRWGRMVSMLGKGDGAAELREAYRLASEGPDGPERMELLAATASQLARIDPVDGVRIATEVLAAAEAAGMDAARLPIQMAVLAHRKDSAELGLAEIRRAEASARAAGDVPTLVSALVYISDLLFELGRYEESAQAAADGVTEARRVGISRSTGAYLLSNRAEALVALGRWAEADRVCADAARLDPPGVAGLHWLQLRAGLRLAQGARGADEAIGRALSFLTRPYLHPHMRLPVDELRVEAALAVDDRFELRRAVEAALAVDSLPFYPRYAWPLLAAAARGARHLDDMALAARVAALAATVPVRFPPERAYAAQVTATVAPGPDPLAAWRTAVAAWRVDGQPYPLGRALLSLAEAAAAAGERSEVAEAVQEVAAIAGQLGAAPLAEQAATLARRVGLRGAARGRPGDLLTEREREVLRLVAEGHSNSRIAERLFISPKTASVHVSRIIAKLDVANRVEAAALAHRLNLLGDPAAR; encoded by the coding sequence ATGCTCGGTGCCGTGACCGTACGCGCCGCCAGCACCGTCCTCGTCGGCCGGCAGCGTGAGCTCGCGGTGCTGCGCGACGCGCTCGCCCGAGCCCGCGCCGGTGAGCCGACCACCGTCCTGGTCGGCGGTGAGGCCGGCGTCGGCAAGACCCGCCTGCTGGAGGAGTTCTGCCGGCTGGCCGCCGAGGCCGGGGTCCGCCCCCTGGTCGGCCAGTGTCTCGAACTCGGCGAGGCGGGCCTGCCGTTCGCCCCGTTCGCCGCCGCGCTGCGCACGGTGCTGCGCTGCGACGGTCCGCAGGTGTTCGCCGGGTACGAGGGGGACTTCGCCCGGCTGCTCCCCGAGCTGACCCGGGTGCCGGCCGCCGCCGGCGCCCCGGCCGGCGCGCCCCTGTCCGACGCCCCGCGTGGCTACCTGTTCGACCTGGTGGCGGACCTCTTCCAGCGGCTCGCCGACGAGCGCCCGTTGCTGCTGGTCATCGAGGACCTGCACTGGGCGGACCGGTCCACCCGCGACCTGATCGGCTTCCTGGTGCGGGCCGCCCGCCCGGGTCGGCTGCTGCTGGTGAGCACCTACCGCACCGACGAGCTCCAGCGCGGCCACCCGCTGCGTCCCTTCCTCGCCGAGCTGGACCGCGCCCGCGCCGTCGACCGGGTCGAGCTGGGTCGGCTCGACCGGGACGGCACCGGGGCGATCCTCGCCGACCTGCTCGGTGCCGAGCCGGCCGCCCGTGCCGTCGACGACATCCACGACCGTACGCAGGGCAACCCCTTCTTCATCGAGGAGCTGGCCGCGGCCGGCGACCCCATCGGCTGCGCCACCCTGCCGGACACCCTGCGCGACCTGCTGCTCGCCCGGGTCGATCGGCTGCCCGAGCCGGCTCAGCGGGTGCTGCGCATCGCCGCGGCCGGTGGCACCCGCTTCGCCCACCAGCTGCTCGCCGAGGTGGCCGGGCTACCCGATCCGGAGCTGGAGGACGCGCTGCGCGCCGCCGTCGCCGCCCAGTTGGTCGTGGTCGACCCCGACGGGGACTACGAGTTCCGGCACGCCCTGGTCCGGGAGGCCGTCCACGACGAGTTGCTCCCCGGCGAGCACGCGCGCCTGCACGCCCGGTTCGCCGCCGCCATCGAGGCGCAGCCGCACCTGGTCGCCGCCGGCCGTGCCCCGGCCGAGATCGCCCACCACTGGCACGCCGCCCACGACCACCCGCGCGCCCTGGTCACCGCCCGCGCCGCCGCCCGGGCGGCCGCCGAGCGGTACGCGTACGCGGAGCAGAGCCGGCTGATGGAGCGGGTGCTGGAGCTGTGGGAGCTGGTGCCCGACGCCGGCCGGCTGCTCGACATGGACCACCTGGCGGTGCTGGAGGAGACCCTGACCGCGGCGGCGACCGCCGGTGACTACCAGCGCGCGCTCACCCTCACCCGGGCGGCGGCGGCGGAGGTCGACACGGCGGCCGAGCCGCTGCGCGCCGCCCGGCTGCTCGACCGGTGGGGCCGGATGGTGTCCATGCTCGGCAAGGGCGACGGTGCCGCCGAGCTGCGGGAGGCGTACCGGCTGGCGTCGGAGGGGCCGGACGGGCCGGAACGGATGGAGCTGCTCGCCGCGACCGCCTCCCAACTGGCCCGGATCGACCCGGTGGACGGCGTTCGGATCGCCACCGAGGTGCTGGCCGCCGCCGAGGCGGCCGGGATGGACGCCGCCCGGCTGCCGATCCAGATGGCCGTGCTGGCCCACCGGAAGGACTCGGCCGAGCTCGGGCTGGCCGAGATCCGCCGTGCCGAGGCGTCGGCCCGTGCCGCCGGTGACGTCCCGACGCTGGTCAGCGCGCTGGTCTACATCTCCGACCTGCTTTTCGAACTGGGCCGCTACGAGGAGTCGGCGCAGGCCGCCGCCGACGGGGTGACCGAGGCGCGCCGGGTCGGCATCAGCCGGTCCACCGGGGCGTACCTGCTCTCCAACCGGGCGGAGGCGCTGGTGGCCCTGGGCCGCTGGGCGGAGGCCGACCGGGTCTGCGCCGACGCGGCCCGGCTCGACCCGCCCGGCGTCGCGGGCCTGCACTGGCTGCAACTGCGGGCCGGGTTGCGACTGGCCCAGGGCGCCCGAGGCGCCGACGAGGCGATCGGTCGGGCGTTGAGCTTCCTCACCCGCCCCTACCTGCACCCCCACATGCGGCTGCCGGTGGACGAGCTGCGGGTGGAGGCGGCGCTCGCGGTCGACGACCGGTTCGAGCTGCGGCGGGCCGTGGAGGCGGCGCTCGCCGTCGACTCGCTGCCCTTCTATCCCCGGTACGCCTGGCCGCTGCTCGCCGCGGCCGCCCGGGGCGCCCGGCACCTGGACGACATGGCGCTCGCCGCCCGGGTCGCCGCGTTGGCGGCCACGGTGCCCGTCCGGTTCCCGCCCGAGCGGGCGTACGCGGCGCAGGTCACCGCGACCGTCGCGCCCGGGCCGGACCCGTTGGCGGCCTGGCGCACGGCCGTCGCGGCGTGGCGGGTCGATGGGCAGCCGTACCCGCTGGGCCGTGCGCTGCTGTCACTGGCGGAGGCGGCCGCGGCGGCGGGGGAGCGGTCGGAGGTGGCCGAGGCGGTGCAGGAGGTGGCCGCGATCGCCGGTCAGCTCGGCGCGGCGCCGCTGGCGGAGCAGGCCGCCACCCTGGCCCGCCGGGTGGGCCTGCGCGGCGCGGCCCGGGGCCGCCCCGGTGACCTGCTGACCGAGCGGGAGCGGGAGGTGCTGCGGCTGGTCGCCGAGGGGCACAGCAACAGCCGGATCGCCGAGCGGCTGTTCATCTCGCCCAAGACGGCCAGCGTGCACGTCTCGCGCATCATCGCGAAGCTGGACGTGGCCAACCGGGTGGAGGCCGCCGCGCTCGCCCACCGGCTCAACCTGCTCGGCGACCCCGCCGCACGCTGA